Genomic window (Alligator mississippiensis isolate rAllMis1 chromosome 7, rAllMis1, whole genome shotgun sequence):
TCAGATTTGGGGTGGGTAGGTAGATAGATGGACagagaaatggagagagagagagagagagaacttattTGTCCACTCATGAATGTAAATGCAATAGTCAAACATGTTCCCTCTAAATAATAGACTGATTAGCTCTCTGTGCAATAGAAGCATTAGATTGTGCTTCAATATACCCAAACACTATcaatattcacattttaaaataccatCACTTGGACATTTGAATATACAATACTTAACTTATTTGAACACATGGATATTTTGCAATACTGATCCACATTCCACTTTTCACTGCAATTGACTAAAACAGAATTCAAAACCTGAAAAGTGGCATATTAATGTAGGCGGGGACCTCAATAAAAACAATGGCATCTTGTGtaaatttgaaaatatttgtCTACAGAGAAGATTTAAATTACAGTTTCTTAAATTTCTCATTTCTTATTGCCTGCTTCTAATTTTCAAAATAGTTTAGTCTGGCTTAGGTCAGATATACTTTAAATTATTCTAAAAGAATGTGACTTTTATTATGCCAACAGCAGCGTACAGATCAATATGTCATTATAAGCAGTAGAAAATACATAATTACATGATAGCATTTAATGTGTTTAATGGAATATATTTTTTACATTACATGATGATGTGACTTCAGAAAAAAGCAAGTCTAAATGAAACAAGCTCATGTGATAATGGCAGAATATTCCTAATGATCTCTTCTTGGTGATGATGTCGATTCAAAAATTGAACAATGTAGCCTTAATGCATTTTTATCCTTAGAGTCACTTTTGAATTCCAATACAAGAAACTTGCTAAAAGTTAGGTGTGTTCATGTTACAAGAGGACAGAAGGCACACCACCAGCCAAACTCAACCACCCCACTTCTTTTGTCAAATGACATGCCTTCCAGTTAAACTAATGGCATGATTTGTGGAACCTGACAAATGCTGTCCAAACCTTTGGGGTTGGCAGGATTTCCAAATTCAGCTTACTAACAACCAGAACAGCACAAAATTCTGCCTTTTCTCTCCTTATGGAGAGAGAGTGGGGATTTATTCTGATACAGAAGCCATGAATTAGTCTTCCTGCTGTACCAATTCTGGAGTCAGAAAGATTTCAGTGTGCTTTCATATTTATATGATTAGCAGTAATAAAAATGGATATGTTTTTCATTTGTAATGTAAGGAATAATTACAATTTTTATCTGGGGTTCATGAAATATTAGCCTAAAACACTACAACCATTTGATTAACTTTCTTACAACCAACTTCTATGGCAGCAAAATTCCAGAAGCAGCAGGAACACGATGAATGGGATAAATATTATAAACTGTAATTCTAAAACATTATCTTCACACCTTTGAGTTAAGAGTGTAGCCTAAATAGGACATGCTAGATGTGCCCATTTTCTTCAATCACCAATCATATCAGAAACTGTAACATGAAGATTCCCCAAACAAAAGAATCAGTGTTTGACCTCAGCCAGTTAGGAGGGTGCATGATGCAGAAACTGGAAATGGTATAAAACTGTTTTTACATATCTGTAAAAGAGAATTTAGCCCTTTTCTCACAATGACAAAGGTGGGACAATGGCTTCCATGTCGGCATGCTAGAACACCTACCTAGATGGGTCATTTTTAGTCAAGATTAGTCCCTTGAAAACTCAGGAGAGGGACtgattctatgattttgaaaGGGGGCTGTTTTGTTCAAATTATTTTGCAGAGCTGTATGAAATCTCTCTGATGCCATGGCAAATGCAGAGTTAGGAAATCAAACTTCTGTCACCAAATTTATCCTCCTGGGCTTTGAAATTCTTCCAGAGTTACAAATacttctcttcctgctgtttctcaTACTCTACATTGCAACCATGGCTGGGAATTTCCTCATCATTGTGCTCATCATAGCTGTTCAGcatctgcacacccccatgtacttcttcttgGGGAACTTGTCGTGCTTGGAGACCTGCTatacctgcaccctcctgcccaggatgctggccagcttCCTCACAGAAGACAGAACCATCTCGTTCTCTGGCTGCttcatccaattttttttctttggtttcttGATAGTTACAGAGTGTTGTCTCTTATCCGTGATGTCTTATGATCGGTACTTGGCCATATGTAAACCATTGCATTATGCAGCCTTTATGAGTGACAGATTTTGTTTCAGCCTTGCTGCTGGCTCATGGATCAGCGGATTTATAGTTGCCTCAGTTATATATCTCTTCTTGTTGCGATTAACCTTCTGTGGACCCAATCAAattgaccatttcttttgtgactacTTACCACTAATTACACTCTCCTGCAGTGACACTTATGAGCTAGAACTTATAGTTTTCAGTCTTGGCTGTATGTTCCTTTTGCCCCCGTTCTTTTTAACTCTCATGTCCTATGTCTGCATTATCACCACCATAGTGAGAATCCCTTCCACTACCGGGAGACAAAAGGCCTTTTCAACTTGTTCCTCCCACATTACTGTGGTGACAATTTTCTATGGGTCTATAACTATTGTCTACATGTTGCCAAGAACCAACAACCTTAGAGGCCTGAACAAAATATTGTCTCTTTCCTACACTGTGCTGACTCCATTGGCCAACCCTCTcatttacagcctgagaaacaaggaagtaaaggAGGCTGTAAGGAAAGTTGTCCTCATGTTTATGAATTGGAAAATAATGCCAACTTTCCTAAACTCTATGATCATGTTCaagcaaaatggaaataacaggAATCAGACCTGTGGAAAATGAATGGTTCCTGGCCCAGGGGTTTTGGGGAATTCTAAAAGAAGTAAAATCTTTAGAGagattaaatacattaaaaaatttAACCTCTTTGACTCATTGGTCACATACTTGTATCAAAACCTTCAAACAATTTAATTTGTCCACAAAGTGTCAGCAACTCTCTTGAACAGAGTCTACAAGAACCTTACTCCATTTCTAGCTCACTGACAGTTTTGGTAAAAATGTGCTTCATGTAAATCACAACTGAATGTATATAATTTTACATTATGATCTGGTGAATCAATGACAGAACAATGACAAGGACTTATAATGGATATAACTGCTGTTCCATGAATAACAGGCTagaatgatatatattttttgtctGTCTGAACCTTGCTTTCCCTGCCTGAACATGGGAATGATAGTGCTCAACAAACTGGGGCATTGAGGAAGCTGTGTTATCTAACATTGTGTTGAGATCCTCAGAAATAAAATTACTATAATAGGAATGCTTGACTATCAATTATAAATTGGGCAGAGGTCACTGACAGGCATGATGAATTTCCTCTGTGTTATTTACTTACTTTTTCTATCTTTGACTAATAAATTTGTAGTTAGATTTTAACCCAAGTCTAGGAGTGATAATCTCAAATCCTGTTGCACATTTCATGTCTACCTCATTTATGGGCCTTCTAAAGTCCCAGCTTTCAGAGTGGATCCCAAAACCCCGGGATTAGAAAGCGAGGACTGTTTTGTGTCAAGGCAGGAGTAGGAGACCACACAATTCTTCATATTCTTCCTAGCTCCGTCACAAGCTTTTTCAAGAACGCCTCACAAGATCAttagagtgacactctgctgttTCCTAGTTCTCTGTGGACACATCTATACATCGCCATATGTCAATGTTGATACCACGCACAGtgttagtacttccttttggaagtactaaagcttGGCGTAGTAagggtggttactgtgccatgcatgcagcacacagttAGATTTCgccgctacatcaccatagtggcacACTATACCGGGGCAATGTGTCACAATGGTGATGTAGCtagcaatcacatgtagacccatgtgatcgctACATAACCACAGCACaccatatggtgatgtagcgtattgctacatcaccatagggtgacatgtagatgcaccctgtgtgtccATTTTTTGCTCACATACAGTGCATTTCTGTACTTTTTGCCCAGAGAATCCTATCCTTGGATGTGTAGCTTTGTGTATGTGGATTACACTGCACCATGAAGCATACACCCAGACTGAGCAGGCCCACTAGCTGCCAAACACATATACGCATTCCTTGTATTCCTGAAAATACAGTCTGCCAAAACCCATGACGACTAAAGCCAAACTTAGCTTCATGAATGAAAACATGTCCTTTCCACCAAAGGTCAATAGCAGAGCACTCTTAATGGGAAGCTAGAATGGTGAGCAGTGGAGAAAGCAGTAGTACCCAACATTTTTATCTCTCCAGATGGATGAAAGGTGCTTAGtccatctgcaggccagatctgacatATGGAACTGATCCAGCACTTGTGGGAGTGATGCAGGGCCCGATGCAGGCATATGAGGACATCAGAGAGTGGCCAAGGCCTGACTGGGCCCTTCAGGGGAAGGAGAGGTGGTCTGGCCCTGATTCAGCTACATGGTGGGGAAGAAAACGTGGCCTCACCACAACATTACTGTATGTTCAGGAAGGAGATGTGGCCCAGGTCTGATCCAGCCTTCGGTGGTGGATGGGacggtgtggggtggggaaggggtgtgggggatgtgATGGGATGTGGACCAACCCCAATCCATCCCCATGGGGTTTTGGaatatggcagcaggggagtggtggcagtattaAAACTACTAAAGTAGCTGTATCCTTCTTCAGGTGTGCTTCTGCCCTGGCTGATAGACTGAAATGTCGCTTACCCATGGGAATCAAAAGCTTATCCCCTAGTCATCTAAAGCTGCTGTGAGTGCCCAAACTATCAGGCTATAGATGCAGTGTCTCCTGGGAAATGCCCACGCTACAAAGTTCTGCTGATTAAAAAATGTAAGATTGTCCCACTCACAACTTCCTTGTAATAGCGTACCCCTCTTTTCTTTAGGCAGACCACTGGGCAGCCAACATCAGAAGTGTGTAACCAGAAACATGCTTTCATCCAGCTCTGACCAGCTCCTCATGGTCGGAGTAGATGAAGCAGAACCACTAAGATCTGACCGGATCTGGTCATACATATAATCACAGAGCTTCTCAGGTACAGCTGCTATTTGCTGATGTCAGTCCTATGAGACAAATGGCTTACCTTAATTTCAGACGTTACTAGAAACTTGTCTTCCACCACGAACTGACTCCTCTTCAAACTCCTCATGTCTAACTGGACATAGGAATTGATTATTGATCCTACTCTACTCCTTTTGAGGCCCTGAGGCCCAACAACTCACCTGCATTCACCCCACATCGCTGGTagtgctgtgctgggacacaAGGCCATAGAGGTGGAAAGTGCATAGAATGGCAGGACAGTTCAGGGATAGCAGATAGGGATCTGCAGAGCTCAGGAGCACTCTTTCAGTAATGCTGGAAATTATATGCATAGGCCAGACATTGGTTCAGACCTTTCCTGAGTTGTCTACCCTGCACCATGACATAACTATTGTGCTACCATTGAGGCTTCAGCGTATATGTGGAGGGAGCCCTTTCAGTCACTGCCATGAGATGACCCTTTTCCGGTCCTCTGGAACCTCGCCTGTCTCCCACAGCTTTGGAAATGTGATTGCCGGGGACATCCAGATCCATTCTGCACATTCCTTCAGCATCCAGGAATGGATTTAAGGAGGCCCTGTTAACTTAAATACAGTCAAGCACATTGAAATCGGCCTTGAACCTGTGCTAGGTACCTATCCCTAGCTTTTTCGTTTTGCTTAGGCTGTGGGGACCTCTTCCATGAAAACACCCCATACTTGCCTTCATGCAGAGGACATGGCATGACTCTTTCTTGAGCTATGGAAGTTCAGCAAACCCATCACAACCCCCACCCAACTGTCATCCCCAACCTCCATCATACCCCACCTTCTCTCAGGATATCACAGCACCAGCTCACATCCCTTACTTAAGGAACATCACTGGGACCCAGGAGGAGCTCCAGTGAGAACAGCCTCTGTTCTCACATGGAAGGGGTAATCCCAGTTCTGATATAACCATGTCCAACTAGTCCTCATGGCAGTAGATAGAAGGATGTTGTTCAGAAAAGAAAGGTGATGGAAGGCAAACAGATGGCCATTTTATTCCAGAAAATTGCCTGAAGTGTGCACCAGGGACAGTCAACAGACAGAGGTCCCAGAGCAAAAAATCAGGAGTTAGAATAAATAACATCCTGAAATCCTGCAGAATGTGAAGCAGTTTCTGAGAGGTAATACAGTACTTTTATCTGAAGGTAGCTGTTCTCATAAACCATTAACAACAGTTCTTCTCTACTTATCGTCATTCTAGGATCCATACCTGCTGCAAGAGCTGCTCTTACTGGTCTCAGGAAAGCTCAGAGCTTTCCATGTATAAGGATGAGGAATCACAAGGAGGATATGCTAGAATATGTGGTCCTCTACTCACAGGAAGACCTGTTGCACCAGAGTGGTGTTTTAAGTGGTGTTTTTAGGACGTCTGTAGGGGTCTGTCATGGCACACcttgctgccccgctcctagagaggggaaaactgccagaggaaaagctctggcagtgcataaggagccctagCGATGATTAGgaagtacagctgtgggttgccggggcaactaaggagagtcagctgccagtaggaggcagggcctggcccttatatagcccagggctgaagccaggctggcagttccctgccagcagctggagaggcaggagcttcttCAGTTGAGTTATGGGTAGAAGCCTGatcgcaagtatagctcatgatagctctGGAGGTTTGAGCCATGATGCTAAGttgtagccaggtggcttatagttatgttat
Coding sequences:
- the LOC106740113 gene encoding olfactory receptor 6B1-like, which produces MANAELGNQTSVTKFILLGFEILPELQILLFLLFLILYIATMAGNFLIIVLIIAVQHLHTPMYFFLGNLSCLETCYTCTLLPRMLASFLTEDRTISFSGCFIQFFFFGFLIVTECCLLSVMSYDRYLAICKPLHYAAFMSDRFCFSLAAGSWISGFIVASVIYLFLLRLTFCGPNQIDHFFCDYLPLITLSCSDTYELELIVFSLGCMFLLPPFFLTLMSYVCIITTIVRIPSTTGRQKAFSTCSSHITVVTIFYGSITIVYMLPRTNNLRGLNKILSLSYTVLTPLANPLIYSLRNKEVKEAVRKVVLMFMNWKIMPTFLNSMIMFKQNGNNRNQTCGK